In Brassica rapa cultivar Chiifu-401-42 chromosome A06, CAAS_Brap_v3.01, whole genome shotgun sequence, a single window of DNA contains:
- the LOC103871182 gene encoding probable 2-oxoglutarate-dependent dioxygenase AOP1, which yields MVSLETTPALQLPVIDFTSPNLKPGTVEWDSVRGDVRRALEEYGCFEALFDKVPVKLRKAVFDVSEEAFQLPLETKKRVVSKRKYRGYVGQIPSLPLFEVMGVDFAENEDKVNEFTHKLWPQGNGSFSEAVMSFAEKVSELDFMTRRMIMESFGVNENYIEKHLNSTKCLVRMMKYQGVEETEEELGMEAHTDRNMLTILCQNDVKDGLEVRTSDDKQWIKANPSQDSSFIVLGGATLHVLLNGRVLTGVHRVMRMGTNTRFSAGLFSVPKTEDLIYAPEELVDAEHPRLYKPFDFEAYFQFTTEGPGRRDVAALRGYCGL from the exons atGGTTAGTTTGGAAACCACTCCTGCCCTTCAGCTCCCGGTCATCGACTTCACAAGTCCAAACCTAAAACCAGGAACTGTAGAATGGGACTCAGTGAGAGGCGATGTCCGAAGAGCTTTAGAAGAGTATGGATGTTTTGAGGCCTTGTTCGACAAAGTTCCTGTCAAACTTCGAAAGGCGGTTTTCGATGTCTCTGAGGAGGCTTTTCAGCTACCTTTAGAGACCAAAAAGAGAGTTGTGTCAAAGAGAAAGTATAGAGGATATGTGGGTCAGATTCCATCTTTACCTCTTTTTGAAGTCATGGGTGTTGACTTTGCAGAAAATGAAGATAAAGTCAATGAGTTTACTCACAAGCTTTGGCCCCAAGGCAATGGAAGTTTCAG TGAGGCGGTCATGTCATTCGCGGAGAAAGTGTCAGAACTGGACTTCATGACCAGGAGAATGATAATGGAGAGTTTTGGGGTCAATGAAAACTACATTGAGAAACATTTGAACTCGACCAAATGTCTTGTGAGAATGATGAAGTACCAAGGAGTTgaagaaacagaagaagagTTAGGTATGGAGGCTCATACAGACAGAAACATGCTCACCATACTCTGCCAGAACGATGTAAAAGACGGACTTGAAGTCAGAACTAGTGATGATAAGCAATGGATCAAAGCCAATCCTTCTCAAGATTCTTCATTCATCGTTCTTGGAGGAGCCACACTACAC GTGCTTCTTAATGGTCGGGTGCTAACTGGTGTTCACCGAGTGATGAGGATGGGAACTAACACAAGATTCTCAGCTGGACTGTTCTCGGTTCCGAAAACAGAGGATTTGATATATGCACCAGAGGAATTGGTTGATGCTGAGCATCCTCGCTTGTATAAGCCATTTGATTTTGAAGCATACTTTCAGTTCACCACTGAGGGACCCGGAAGGAGAGATGTAGCTGCACTCAGGGGTTATTGTGGCCTTTGA